The region TCAAATTAAAATAGCTGAGGAAGATTCTAAATTTGGGATGTCACCAAGTGAAGCTTCAACTATTTTGCAGTCAGAAGACTTTTCAGCTTTAAAAAACGTCAATATTATTGGTGTTATGGGAATGGCAACTTTTACTGATAATCAAGAACAAATTAAACAAGAGTTTGATTTACTAAAATCTACTTTTGACCATCTTAAAACAATACAACCAGACCTTAACGCAATTAGTATGGGAATGAGTGGCGATTATAAATTAGCAATTGACAGTGGTAGCACAATGATTCGCGTGGGAAGTAGTATATTTGGCGTACGCAACTAATAGTTAAAAGTGAAAAGTTAAAAGTGAAAAGTGAAAAGTGAAAAGTTTGCAATAAATTTATGAGAGAGTCCATTTTAAAAACAAAAAGTTACGATTTTGCTTTGCTTATCATCAAATCCTATAAATTAATATCTTCAGAAAAAAAAGAATTTACTTTATCTAAACAATTATTAAGAAGTGGGACTTCTATTGGTGCAAACATAAGAGAAGCCGAATTTGCACAATCTAACAAAGATTTTATTAGCAAAATGAGTATTGCTTTAAAAGAAGCAAATGAAACTGATTATTGGATATCATTAATTCACGATTCCAATTATATTGATGAGAGTACGTTTAAATTATTGATTTTTTCAAATAAAGAGTTAATAAAAATGTTAGTTTCGACAATTAATACCATGAAATCAAAAACTAATTAACTTTTAATTATTAACTATTAGCTTTTAACTGAATTGTATACAATAATTGACATAGAAACCACAGGTGGTAAGTACAATGAAGAAGGAATAACCGAAATAGCCATCTATAAATATGATGGTCATGAGGTGGTAGATAAGTTTATCAGTTTAGTTAATCCAGAGCGAGAGATACAACCCTTTGTAGTTAATCTTACAGGTATAAATAGTAATATGCTACGTCACGCACCAAAATTTTATGAAGTGGCTAAACGTATTGTAGAAATTACCGAAGACACAATACTGGTGGCTCACAATGCTAAATTTGATTATAGGATATTAAAAACCGAATTTAAAAGATTAGGATTTCCTTTTGAACGTAGAACACTATGTACAGTAGAATTAGCAAAAGATTTAATTCCGGATCAAAAGTCGTACAGTTTAGGTAAATTGGTACGTTCTCTTGGTATTCCTGTAACAGACAGACATCGTGCATCTGGTGATGCTTTGGCT is a window of Olleya sp. YS DNA encoding:
- a CDS encoding four helix bundle protein; its protein translation is MRESILKTKSYDFALLIIKSYKLISSEKKEFTLSKQLLRSGTSIGANIREAEFAQSNKDFISKMSIALKEANETDYWISLIHDSNYIDESTFKLLIFSNKELIKMLVSTINTMKSKTN